One stretch of Candidatus Binatia bacterium DNA includes these proteins:
- a CDS encoding peptidase dimerization domain-containing protein has product MNRLGRTAMNRGAHRVPLSKEQENWIRRACARINEQEIAELNRKMASIPSPTGEEAELARFTTEYMNGVGIAAFYQPIDETQGNTVAHVRGSDGGVSLLLYAPIDTAFSGRPEEDCPWVGNAVPREMTIEAHIQDGDVVGMGAENPKGYAACLITAARAVHEAGVPLRGDLLVGLGAGGMPTNKRPALKRFNAGQGSGCAFMLEQGVRGDFAIIAKPGYAVSWEEVGLCWFKIQVKGALGYTGVRHVVSGRNPIVDAAKVVTALEEWFPKYTNRNTSGLVAPQGSINAIESGWTYKPAFIPARCDLYVDLRISPRTDPLEAKRQFGEALTEVRKAHPEVELDWDMIVSIPGTATDPDNWIVQSCIRAWEHVEGKKHTPRTGTSGATDANILRGWGIPTARLGMPRLKDSPAGGGRTFSMEVSNIAGMKQLTKCIVYAIVDTCTRSRKDVGLQV; this is encoded by the coding sequence TGGGACGAACGGCGATGAATCGCGGCGCGCATCGGGTTCCGCTCTCCAAGGAGCAGGAAAACTGGATCCGCCGGGCCTGCGCGCGGATCAACGAGCAAGAGATCGCCGAACTCAACAGAAAAATGGCGAGTATTCCGAGTCCTACGGGTGAAGAGGCGGAGTTGGCCCGTTTCACGACCGAATACATGAACGGAGTTGGAATTGCCGCTTTTTATCAGCCGATCGATGAGACGCAAGGGAACACAGTGGCGCACGTTCGCGGGAGCGATGGAGGCGTTAGTCTTCTGCTCTATGCTCCGATCGATACGGCTTTTTCCGGAAGACCGGAAGAGGATTGTCCCTGGGTCGGAAACGCAGTTCCGCGGGAGATGACGATCGAAGCGCATATCCAGGACGGCGATGTCGTCGGAATGGGGGCCGAGAACCCCAAGGGTTACGCCGCCTGTCTCATTACCGCTGCAAGAGCCGTTCATGAGGCGGGCGTCCCGTTGAGAGGCGACCTGTTAGTGGGCCTCGGAGCTGGAGGGATGCCGACGAACAAGAGGCCCGCGCTGAAGCGATTTAATGCTGGTCAGGGATCGGGTTGCGCTTTCATGTTGGAGCAAGGCGTGAGAGGCGATTTCGCCATCATCGCCAAGCCGGGCTACGCGGTTTCCTGGGAAGAAGTCGGGTTGTGCTGGTTCAAGATTCAGGTGAAAGGCGCGCTCGGCTATACGGGAGTCAGGCACGTGGTGTCGGGCCGAAATCCGATCGTCGATGCCGCTAAGGTCGTTACGGCATTGGAGGAATGGTTTCCCAAATATACGAACCGCAATACGTCCGGATTGGTCGCTCCTCAAGGATCGATCAACGCGATCGAGTCCGGCTGGACCTACAAGCCTGCCTTTATCCCGGCGCGGTGCGACCTTTATGTCGATCTTCGCATCAGCCCGCGCACCGATCCGCTGGAGGCTAAACGCCAATTCGGAGAAGCCTTGACGGAAGTTCGTAAGGCACATCCGGAGGTCGAGTTGGACTGGGACATGATCGTCTCCATTCCGGGAACCGCCACGGACCCGGATAACTGGATCGTGCAATCCTGCATTCGAGCGTGGGAGCACGTGGAAGGGAAAAAGCATACGCCCAGGACCGGGACGAGCGGGGCTACCGACGCGAATATTTTGCGCGGGTGGGGGATTCCGACGGCGCGTCTCGGGATGCCGCGCCTAAAGGACTCTCCCGCCGGAGGGGGCCGCACTTTTTCCATGGAGGTGAGCAACATCGCCGGCATGAAGCAGCTCACGAAGTGCATCGTCTACGCCATTGTCGATACCTGCACGCGCTCGCGAAAGGATGTCGGGTTGCAGGTTTGA